Proteins found in one Macaca nemestrina isolate mMacNem1 chromosome 4, mMacNem.hap1, whole genome shotgun sequence genomic segment:
- the LOC105471175 gene encoding taste receptor type 2 member 41, with product MQAALRAFFMLLFSLLSLLGIAANGFIVLVLGREWLRYGRLLPLDMILLSLGAFRFYLQLVGMGHNFYHSAHVVQRSGVLTQQFFHLHWHFLNSVTFWFCSWLSVLFCVKIANITHPTFLWLKWRFPGWVPWLLLGSVLISFIIALLLFWVNYSAYQQFLIRTFSGNMTYEWNAMTEIYYFPFAQLVIRSIPCSVFLVSIMLLINSLRRHTWRMQHNSHSLQDPSTQAHTRALKFLISFLILYVLSFLSLIIDATKFISMQNDFYWPWQIAVYLSVSVHPFILIFNNLKLQSVFWQLLLLARGFWVA from the coding sequence ATGCAAGCAGCACTGAGGGCCTTCTTCATGTTGCTCTTTAGCCTGCTGAGTCTTCTGGGGATTGCAGCGAATGGCTTCATTGTGCTGGTGCTGGGCAGGGAGTGGCTTCGATATGGCAGGCTGCTACCCTTGGACATGATCCTCCTTAGCTTGGGTGCCTTCCGCTTCTACCTGCAGTTGGTTGGGATGGGGCACAACTTCTATCACTCTGCCCATGTGGTCCAGCGCTCTGGGGTTCTCACTCAACAGTTCTTCCATCTACACTGGCACTTCCTGAACTCAGTCACCTTCTGGTTTTGCAGCTGGCTCAGCGTCCTGTTCTGTGTGAAGATCGCTAACATCACCCACCCCACCTTCCTGTGGCTGAAGTGGAGGTTCCCAGGGTGGGTGCCCTGGCTCCTGTTGGGCTCTGTCCTGATCTCCTTCATCATAGCCCTTCTGTTGTTTTGGGTGAACTACTCTGCATATCAACAATTTTTAATTAGAACATTTTCTGGGAACATGACCTACGAGTGGAATGCAATGACAGAAATTTACTATTTCCCGTTCGCGCAACTGGTCATCCGGTCAATTccttgttctgtttttctggtcTCAATTATGCTGCTCATTAATTCTCTGAGGAGGCATACTTGGAGAATGCAGCACAACAGCCACAGCCTGCAGGACCCCAGCACCCAGGCTCACACCAGAGCTCTgaagttcctcatctccttcCTCATTCTTTATGTTCTGTCCTTTCTGTCCCTGATCATTGATGCCACAAAATTTATCTCCATGCAGAACGACTTTTACTGGCCATGGCAAATTGCAGTCTACCTGAGCGTGTCTGTCCATCCCTTCATTCTCATCTTCAACAACCTCAAGCTTCAAAGTGTGTTCTGGCAACTCCTGCTGTTGGCAAGGGGCTTCTGGGTGGCCTAG